In Mus caroli chromosome 9, CAROLI_EIJ_v1.1, whole genome shotgun sequence, a single window of DNA contains:
- the Tle3 gene encoding transducin-like enhancer protein 3 isoform X3, which translates to MYPQGRHPAPHQPGQPGFKFTVAESCDRIKDEFQFLQAQYHSLKVEYDKLANEKTEMQRHYVMYYEMSYGLNIEMHKQTEIAKRLNTILAQIMPFLSQEHQQQVAQAVERAKQVTMTELNAIIGVRGLPNLPLTQQQLQAQHLSHATHGPPVQLPPHPSGLQPPGIPPVTGSSSGLLALGALGSQAHLAVKDEKNHHELDHRERESSTNNSVSPSESLRASEKHRGSADYSMEAKKRKAEEKDSLSRYDSDGDKSDDLVVDVSNEDPATPRVSPAHSPPENGLDKARGLKKDAPTSPASVASSSSTPSSKTKDLGHNDKSSTPGLKSNTPTPRNDAPTPGTSTTPGLRSMPGKPPGMDPIASALRTPITLTSSYPAPFAMMSHHEMNGSLTSPSAYAGLHNIPSQMSAAAAAAAAAYGRSPMVSFGAVGFDPHPPMRATGLPSSLASIPGGKPAYSFHVSADGQMQPVPFPHDALAGPGIPRHARQINTLSHGEVVCAVTISNPTRHVYTGGKGCVKIWDISQPGSKSPISQLDCLNRDNYIRSCKLLPDGRTLIVGGEASTLTIWDLASPTPRIKAELTSSAPACYALAISPDAKVCFSCCSDGNIAVWDLHNQTLVRQFQGHTDGASCIDISHDGTKLWTGGLDNTVRSWDLREGRQLQQHDFTSQIFSLGYCPTGEWLAVGMESSNVEVLHHTKPDKYQLHLHESCVLSLKFAYCGKWFVSTGKDNLLNAWRTPYGASIFQSKESSSVLSCDISADDKYIVTGSGDKKATVYEVIY; encoded by the exons ACAGAGATTGCGAAGAGACTGAACACGATCCTAGCCCAGATCATGCCTTTTTTGTCACAGGAG CATCAGCAGCAAGTGGCGCAGGCCGTGGAACGCGCCAAGCAGGTCACCATGACGGAGTTGAACGCCATCATCGGGGTACGTGGACTCCCCAATCTGCCTCTCACC CAGCAGCAACTCCAGGCCCAGCACCTCTCCCATGCCACGCATGGTCCCCCGGTCCAGCTGCCACCCCACCCGTCAGGCCTCCAGCCTCCTGGGATTCCCCCAGTGACAGGAAGCAGCTCTGGGTTGCTGGCACTTGGTGCCCTGGGAAGTCAAGCCCACTTGGCGGTGAAGGATGAGAAGAACCACCATGAACTGGATCACAGAG AGAGAGAGTCCAGCACG AACAATTCTGTGTCACCCTCTGAAAGCCTCCGGGCCAGTGAAAAGCACCGGGGCTCTGCAGACTACAGCATGGAAGCCAAGAAACGGAAGGCGGAAGAGAAAGACAGCCTGAGCAGATAC GATAGCGATGGGGACAAGAGTGATGACCTGGTGGTGGATGTCTCTAATGAG GACCCAGCAACACCCCGGGTGAGCCCAGCACACTCCCCTCCTGAAAATGGGCTGGACAAAGCCCGTGGTCTGAAGAAAGATGCCCCTACCAGCCCAGCCTCCgtggcttcctccagcagcacaCCTTCCTCCAAGACCAAAGACCTTGGTCAT AATGACAAATCTTCCACACCTGGGCTCAAGTCCAATACACCAACGCCAAGAAATGATGCCCCAACTCCAGGCACCAGCACCACCCCGGGGCTCCGGTCAATGCCGGGCAAACCTCCAGGCATGGACCCGATAG CCTCGGCCCTGCGAACACCCATCACCCTCACCAGCTCCTATCCAGCACCCTTTGCCATGATGAGCCACCACGAGATGAATGGCTCCCTCACCAGCCCAAGCGCCTATGCTGGCCTACACAACATCCCATCCCAGATGAGTGCCGCCGCAGCCGCTGCAGCCGCCGCCTATGGCCGATCGCCAATGGTGAGCTTTGGAGCT GTTGGTTTTGACCCTCACCCCCCAATGAGGGCCACAGGCCTGCCCTCCAGTCTCGCCTCCATTCCTGGAGGGAAACC GGCATACTCCTTCCATGTGAGTGCTGATGGGCAGATGCAACCTGTGCCCTTCCCCCATGATGCGCTagcaggccctggcattcccaggCATGCCCGGCAGATCAACACGCTCAGCCATGGGGAGGTGGTATGTGCTGTGACCATCAGCAACCCCACACGACACGTCTACACAGGTGGCAAGGGCTGTGTGAAGATATGGGACATCAGCCAGCCGGGCAGCAAGAGTCCCATCTCCCAGCTGGACTGCCTG AACAGAGACAACTACATCCGCTCGTGCAAGCTTCTCCCCGATGGGCGCacgctcattgtgggtggtgagGCCAGCACGCTCACCATCTGGGACCTGGCTTCACCCACACCCCGCATCAAGGCTGAGCTGACGTCCTCAGCTCCGGCCTGTTATGCCCTGGCCATCAGTCCTGATGCCAAAGTCTGTTTTTCCTGCTGCAGCGACGGGAACATTGCGGTTTGGGATCTGCACAACCAGACCCTGGTCAG GCAGTTCCAGGGCCACACAGATGGGGCCAGCTGTATAGACATCTCTCATGATGGCACTAAGCTGTGGACCGGGGGCCTGGACAACACCGTGCGCTCCTGGGACCTACGTGAAGGACGGCAGCTACAGCAACACGATTTCACCTCCCAG ATCTTCTCCCTGGGTTACTGCCCTACTGGGGAGTGGCTGGCCGTGGGCATGGAGAGCAGCAATGTGGAGGTCCTGCACCACACCAAGCCCGACAAATACCAGCTGCACCTGCACGAGAGCTGCGTGCTGTCCCTCAAGTTCGCCTACTGTG GCAAGTGGTTTGTGAGCACTGGGAAAGACAACCTTCTCAATGCCTGGAGGACGCCTTATGGAGCCAGCATCTTCCAG TCAAAAGAATCCTCATCTGTCTTGAGCTGTGACATTTCAGCGGATGACAAATATATTGTAACAGGCTCTGGTGACAAGAAGGCCACAGTTTACGAGGTCATCTACTGA
- the Tle3 gene encoding transducin-like enhancer protein 3 isoform X6 produces MYPQGRHPAPHQPGQPGFKFTVAESCDRIKDEFQFLQAQYHSLKVEYDKLANEKTEMQRHYVMYYEMSYGLNIEMHKQTEIAKRLNTILAQIMPFLSQEHQQQVAQAVERAKQVTMTELNAIIGQQQLQAQHLSHATHGPPVQLPPHPSGLQPPGIPPVTGSSSGLLALGALGSQAHLAVKDEKNHHELDHRERESSTNNSVSPSESLRASEKHRGSADYSMEAKKRKAEEKDSLSRYDSDGDKSDDLVVDVSNEDPATPRVSPAHSPPENGLDKARGLKKDAPTSPASVASSSSTPSSKTKDLGHNDKSSTPGLKSNTPTPRNDAPTPGTSTTPGLRSMPGKPPGMDPIGIMASALRTPITLTSSYPAPFAMMSHHEMNGSLTSPSAYAGLHNIPSQMSAAAAAAAAAYGRSPMVSFGAVGFDPHPPMRATGLPSSLASIPGGKPAYSFHVSADGQMQPVPFPHDALAGPGIPRHARQINTLSHGEVVCAVTISNPTRHVYTGGKGCVKIWDISQPGSKSPISQLDCLNRDNYIRSCKLLPDGRTLIVGGEASTLTIWDLASPTPRIKAELTSSAPACYALAISPDAKVCFSCCSDGNIAVWDLHNQTLVRQFQGHTDGASCIDISHDGTKLWTGGLDNTVRSWDLREGRQLQQHDFTSQIFSLGYCPTGEWLAVGMESSNVEVLHHTKPDKYQLHLHESCVLSLKFAYCGKWFVSTGKDNLLNAWRTPYGASIFQSKESSSVLSCDISADDKYIVTGSGDKKATVYEVIY; encoded by the exons ACAGAGATTGCGAAGAGACTGAACACGATCCTAGCCCAGATCATGCCTTTTTTGTCACAGGAG CATCAGCAGCAAGTGGCGCAGGCCGTGGAACGCGCCAAGCAGGTCACCATGACGGAGTTGAACGCCATCATCGGG CAGCAGCAACTCCAGGCCCAGCACCTCTCCCATGCCACGCATGGTCCCCCGGTCCAGCTGCCACCCCACCCGTCAGGCCTCCAGCCTCCTGGGATTCCCCCAGTGACAGGAAGCAGCTCTGGGTTGCTGGCACTTGGTGCCCTGGGAAGTCAAGCCCACTTGGCGGTGAAGGATGAGAAGAACCACCATGAACTGGATCACAGAG AGAGAGAGTCCAGCACG AACAATTCTGTGTCACCCTCTGAAAGCCTCCGGGCCAGTGAAAAGCACCGGGGCTCTGCAGACTACAGCATGGAAGCCAAGAAACGGAAGGCGGAAGAGAAAGACAGCCTGAGCAGATAC GATAGCGATGGGGACAAGAGTGATGACCTGGTGGTGGATGTCTCTAATGAG GACCCAGCAACACCCCGGGTGAGCCCAGCACACTCCCCTCCTGAAAATGGGCTGGACAAAGCCCGTGGTCTGAAGAAAGATGCCCCTACCAGCCCAGCCTCCgtggcttcctccagcagcacaCCTTCCTCCAAGACCAAAGACCTTGGTCAT AATGACAAATCTTCCACACCTGGGCTCAAGTCCAATACACCAACGCCAAGAAATGATGCCCCAACTCCAGGCACCAGCACCACCCCGGGGCTCCGGTCAATGCCGGGCAAACCTCCAGGCATGGACCCGATAGGTATAATGG CCTCGGCCCTGCGAACACCCATCACCCTCACCAGCTCCTATCCAGCACCCTTTGCCATGATGAGCCACCACGAGATGAATGGCTCCCTCACCAGCCCAAGCGCCTATGCTGGCCTACACAACATCCCATCCCAGATGAGTGCCGCCGCAGCCGCTGCAGCCGCCGCCTATGGCCGATCGCCAATGGTGAGCTTTGGAGCT GTTGGTTTTGACCCTCACCCCCCAATGAGGGCCACAGGCCTGCCCTCCAGTCTCGCCTCCATTCCTGGAGGGAAACC GGCATACTCCTTCCATGTGAGTGCTGATGGGCAGATGCAACCTGTGCCCTTCCCCCATGATGCGCTagcaggccctggcattcccaggCATGCCCGGCAGATCAACACGCTCAGCCATGGGGAGGTGGTATGTGCTGTGACCATCAGCAACCCCACACGACACGTCTACACAGGTGGCAAGGGCTGTGTGAAGATATGGGACATCAGCCAGCCGGGCAGCAAGAGTCCCATCTCCCAGCTGGACTGCCTG AACAGAGACAACTACATCCGCTCGTGCAAGCTTCTCCCCGATGGGCGCacgctcattgtgggtggtgagGCCAGCACGCTCACCATCTGGGACCTGGCTTCACCCACACCCCGCATCAAGGCTGAGCTGACGTCCTCAGCTCCGGCCTGTTATGCCCTGGCCATCAGTCCTGATGCCAAAGTCTGTTTTTCCTGCTGCAGCGACGGGAACATTGCGGTTTGGGATCTGCACAACCAGACCCTGGTCAG GCAGTTCCAGGGCCACACAGATGGGGCCAGCTGTATAGACATCTCTCATGATGGCACTAAGCTGTGGACCGGGGGCCTGGACAACACCGTGCGCTCCTGGGACCTACGTGAAGGACGGCAGCTACAGCAACACGATTTCACCTCCCAG ATCTTCTCCCTGGGTTACTGCCCTACTGGGGAGTGGCTGGCCGTGGGCATGGAGAGCAGCAATGTGGAGGTCCTGCACCACACCAAGCCCGACAAATACCAGCTGCACCTGCACGAGAGCTGCGTGCTGTCCCTCAAGTTCGCCTACTGTG GCAAGTGGTTTGTGAGCACTGGGAAAGACAACCTTCTCAATGCCTGGAGGACGCCTTATGGAGCCAGCATCTTCCAG TCAAAAGAATCCTCATCTGTCTTGAGCTGTGACATTTCAGCGGATGACAAATATATTGTAACAGGCTCTGGTGACAAGAAGGCCACAGTTTACGAGGTCATCTACTGA
- the Tle3 gene encoding transducin-like enhancer protein 3 isoform X1 yields MYPQGRHPAPHQPGQPGFKFTVAESCDRIKDEFQFLQAQYHSLKVEYDKLANEKTEMQRHYVMYYEMSYGLNIEMHKQTEIAKRLNTILAQIMPFLSQEHQQQVAQAVERAKQVTMTELNAIIGVRGLPNLPLTQQQLQAQHLSHATHGPPVQLPPHPSGLQPPGIPPVTGSSSGLLALGALGSQAHLAVKDEKNHHELDHRERESSTNNSVSPSESLRASEKHRGSADYSMEAKKRKAEEKDSLSRYDSDGDKSDDLVVDVSNEDPATPRVSPAHSPPENGLDKARGLKKDAPTSPASVASSSSTPSSKTKDLGHNDKSSTPGLKSNTPTPRNDAPTPGTSTTPGLRSMPGKPPGMDPIGIMASALRTPITLTSSYPAPFAMMSHHEMNGSLTSPSAYAGLHNIPSQMSAAAAAAAAAYGRSPMVSFGAVGFDPHPPMRATGLPSSLASIPGGKPAYSFHVSADGQMQPVPFPHDALAGPGIPRHARQINTLSHGEVVCAVTISNPTRHVYTGGKGCVKIWDISQPGSKSPISQLDCLNRDNYIRSCKLLPDGRTLIVGGEASTLTIWDLASPTPRIKAELTSSAPACYALAISPDAKVCFSCCSDGNIAVWDLHNQTLVRQFQGHTDGASCIDISHDGTKLWTGGLDNTVRSWDLREGRQLQQHDFTSQIFSLGYCPTGEWLAVGMESSNVEVLHHTKPDKYQLHLHESCVLSLKFAYCGKWFVSTGKDNLLNAWRTPYGASIFQSKESSSVLSCDISADDKYIVTGSGDKKATVYEVIY; encoded by the exons ACAGAGATTGCGAAGAGACTGAACACGATCCTAGCCCAGATCATGCCTTTTTTGTCACAGGAG CATCAGCAGCAAGTGGCGCAGGCCGTGGAACGCGCCAAGCAGGTCACCATGACGGAGTTGAACGCCATCATCGGGGTACGTGGACTCCCCAATCTGCCTCTCACC CAGCAGCAACTCCAGGCCCAGCACCTCTCCCATGCCACGCATGGTCCCCCGGTCCAGCTGCCACCCCACCCGTCAGGCCTCCAGCCTCCTGGGATTCCCCCAGTGACAGGAAGCAGCTCTGGGTTGCTGGCACTTGGTGCCCTGGGAAGTCAAGCCCACTTGGCGGTGAAGGATGAGAAGAACCACCATGAACTGGATCACAGAG AGAGAGAGTCCAGCACG AACAATTCTGTGTCACCCTCTGAAAGCCTCCGGGCCAGTGAAAAGCACCGGGGCTCTGCAGACTACAGCATGGAAGCCAAGAAACGGAAGGCGGAAGAGAAAGACAGCCTGAGCAGATAC GATAGCGATGGGGACAAGAGTGATGACCTGGTGGTGGATGTCTCTAATGAG GACCCAGCAACACCCCGGGTGAGCCCAGCACACTCCCCTCCTGAAAATGGGCTGGACAAAGCCCGTGGTCTGAAGAAAGATGCCCCTACCAGCCCAGCCTCCgtggcttcctccagcagcacaCCTTCCTCCAAGACCAAAGACCTTGGTCAT AATGACAAATCTTCCACACCTGGGCTCAAGTCCAATACACCAACGCCAAGAAATGATGCCCCAACTCCAGGCACCAGCACCACCCCGGGGCTCCGGTCAATGCCGGGCAAACCTCCAGGCATGGACCCGATAGGTATAATGG CCTCGGCCCTGCGAACACCCATCACCCTCACCAGCTCCTATCCAGCACCCTTTGCCATGATGAGCCACCACGAGATGAATGGCTCCCTCACCAGCCCAAGCGCCTATGCTGGCCTACACAACATCCCATCCCAGATGAGTGCCGCCGCAGCCGCTGCAGCCGCCGCCTATGGCCGATCGCCAATGGTGAGCTTTGGAGCT GTTGGTTTTGACCCTCACCCCCCAATGAGGGCCACAGGCCTGCCCTCCAGTCTCGCCTCCATTCCTGGAGGGAAACC GGCATACTCCTTCCATGTGAGTGCTGATGGGCAGATGCAACCTGTGCCCTTCCCCCATGATGCGCTagcaggccctggcattcccaggCATGCCCGGCAGATCAACACGCTCAGCCATGGGGAGGTGGTATGTGCTGTGACCATCAGCAACCCCACACGACACGTCTACACAGGTGGCAAGGGCTGTGTGAAGATATGGGACATCAGCCAGCCGGGCAGCAAGAGTCCCATCTCCCAGCTGGACTGCCTG AACAGAGACAACTACATCCGCTCGTGCAAGCTTCTCCCCGATGGGCGCacgctcattgtgggtggtgagGCCAGCACGCTCACCATCTGGGACCTGGCTTCACCCACACCCCGCATCAAGGCTGAGCTGACGTCCTCAGCTCCGGCCTGTTATGCCCTGGCCATCAGTCCTGATGCCAAAGTCTGTTTTTCCTGCTGCAGCGACGGGAACATTGCGGTTTGGGATCTGCACAACCAGACCCTGGTCAG GCAGTTCCAGGGCCACACAGATGGGGCCAGCTGTATAGACATCTCTCATGATGGCACTAAGCTGTGGACCGGGGGCCTGGACAACACCGTGCGCTCCTGGGACCTACGTGAAGGACGGCAGCTACAGCAACACGATTTCACCTCCCAG ATCTTCTCCCTGGGTTACTGCCCTACTGGGGAGTGGCTGGCCGTGGGCATGGAGAGCAGCAATGTGGAGGTCCTGCACCACACCAAGCCCGACAAATACCAGCTGCACCTGCACGAGAGCTGCGTGCTGTCCCTCAAGTTCGCCTACTGTG GCAAGTGGTTTGTGAGCACTGGGAAAGACAACCTTCTCAATGCCTGGAGGACGCCTTATGGAGCCAGCATCTTCCAG TCAAAAGAATCCTCATCTGTCTTGAGCTGTGACATTTCAGCGGATGACAAATATATTGTAACAGGCTCTGGTGACAAGAAGGCCACAGTTTACGAGGTCATCTACTGA
- the Tle3 gene encoding transducin-like enhancer protein 3 isoform X4: MYPQGRHPAPHQPGQPGFKFTVAESCDRIKDEFQFLQAQYHSLKVEYDKLANEKTEMQRHYVMYYEMSYGLNIEMHKQTEIAKRLNTILAQIMPFLSQEHQQQVAQAVERAKQVTMTELNAIIGVRGLPNLPLTQQQLQAQHLSHATHGPPVQLPPHPSGLQPPGIPPVTGSSSGLLALGALGSQAHLAVKDEKNHHELDHRERESSTNNSVSPSESLRASEKHRGSADYSMEAKKRKAEEKDSLSRYDSDGDKSDDLVVDVSNEDPATPRVSPAHSPPENGLDKARGLKKDAPTSPASVASSSSTPSSKTKDLGHNDKSSTPGLKSNTPTPRNDAPTPGTSTTPGLRSMPGKPPGMDPIGIMASALRTPITLTSSYPAPFAMMSHHEMNGSLTSPSAYAGLHNIPSQMSAAAAAAAAAYGRSPMVGFDPHPPMRATGLPSSLASIPGGKPAYSFHVSADGQMQPVPFPHDALAGPGIPRHARQINTLSHGEVVCAVTISNPTRHVYTGGKGCVKIWDISQPGSKSPISQLDCLNRDNYIRSCKLLPDGRTLIVGGEASTLTIWDLASPTPRIKAELTSSAPACYALAISPDAKVCFSCCSDGNIAVWDLHNQTLVRQFQGHTDGASCIDISHDGTKLWTGGLDNTVRSWDLREGRQLQQHDFTSQIFSLGYCPTGEWLAVGMESSNVEVLHHTKPDKYQLHLHESCVLSLKFAYCGKWFVSTGKDNLLNAWRTPYGASIFQSKESSSVLSCDISADDKYIVTGSGDKKATVYEVIY; the protein is encoded by the exons ACAGAGATTGCGAAGAGACTGAACACGATCCTAGCCCAGATCATGCCTTTTTTGTCACAGGAG CATCAGCAGCAAGTGGCGCAGGCCGTGGAACGCGCCAAGCAGGTCACCATGACGGAGTTGAACGCCATCATCGGGGTACGTGGACTCCCCAATCTGCCTCTCACC CAGCAGCAACTCCAGGCCCAGCACCTCTCCCATGCCACGCATGGTCCCCCGGTCCAGCTGCCACCCCACCCGTCAGGCCTCCAGCCTCCTGGGATTCCCCCAGTGACAGGAAGCAGCTCTGGGTTGCTGGCACTTGGTGCCCTGGGAAGTCAAGCCCACTTGGCGGTGAAGGATGAGAAGAACCACCATGAACTGGATCACAGAG AGAGAGAGTCCAGCACG AACAATTCTGTGTCACCCTCTGAAAGCCTCCGGGCCAGTGAAAAGCACCGGGGCTCTGCAGACTACAGCATGGAAGCCAAGAAACGGAAGGCGGAAGAGAAAGACAGCCTGAGCAGATAC GATAGCGATGGGGACAAGAGTGATGACCTGGTGGTGGATGTCTCTAATGAG GACCCAGCAACACCCCGGGTGAGCCCAGCACACTCCCCTCCTGAAAATGGGCTGGACAAAGCCCGTGGTCTGAAGAAAGATGCCCCTACCAGCCCAGCCTCCgtggcttcctccagcagcacaCCTTCCTCCAAGACCAAAGACCTTGGTCAT AATGACAAATCTTCCACACCTGGGCTCAAGTCCAATACACCAACGCCAAGAAATGATGCCCCAACTCCAGGCACCAGCACCACCCCGGGGCTCCGGTCAATGCCGGGCAAACCTCCAGGCATGGACCCGATAGGTATAATGG CCTCGGCCCTGCGAACACCCATCACCCTCACCAGCTCCTATCCAGCACCCTTTGCCATGATGAGCCACCACGAGATGAATGGCTCCCTCACCAGCCCAAGCGCCTATGCTGGCCTACACAACATCCCATCCCAGATGAGTGCCGCCGCAGCCGCTGCAGCCGCCGCCTATGGCCGATCGCCAATG GTTGGTTTTGACCCTCACCCCCCAATGAGGGCCACAGGCCTGCCCTCCAGTCTCGCCTCCATTCCTGGAGGGAAACC GGCATACTCCTTCCATGTGAGTGCTGATGGGCAGATGCAACCTGTGCCCTTCCCCCATGATGCGCTagcaggccctggcattcccaggCATGCCCGGCAGATCAACACGCTCAGCCATGGGGAGGTGGTATGTGCTGTGACCATCAGCAACCCCACACGACACGTCTACACAGGTGGCAAGGGCTGTGTGAAGATATGGGACATCAGCCAGCCGGGCAGCAAGAGTCCCATCTCCCAGCTGGACTGCCTG AACAGAGACAACTACATCCGCTCGTGCAAGCTTCTCCCCGATGGGCGCacgctcattgtgggtggtgagGCCAGCACGCTCACCATCTGGGACCTGGCTTCACCCACACCCCGCATCAAGGCTGAGCTGACGTCCTCAGCTCCGGCCTGTTATGCCCTGGCCATCAGTCCTGATGCCAAAGTCTGTTTTTCCTGCTGCAGCGACGGGAACATTGCGGTTTGGGATCTGCACAACCAGACCCTGGTCAG GCAGTTCCAGGGCCACACAGATGGGGCCAGCTGTATAGACATCTCTCATGATGGCACTAAGCTGTGGACCGGGGGCCTGGACAACACCGTGCGCTCCTGGGACCTACGTGAAGGACGGCAGCTACAGCAACACGATTTCACCTCCCAG ATCTTCTCCCTGGGTTACTGCCCTACTGGGGAGTGGCTGGCCGTGGGCATGGAGAGCAGCAATGTGGAGGTCCTGCACCACACCAAGCCCGACAAATACCAGCTGCACCTGCACGAGAGCTGCGTGCTGTCCCTCAAGTTCGCCTACTGTG GCAAGTGGTTTGTGAGCACTGGGAAAGACAACCTTCTCAATGCCTGGAGGACGCCTTATGGAGCCAGCATCTTCCAG TCAAAAGAATCCTCATCTGTCTTGAGCTGTGACATTTCAGCGGATGACAAATATATTGTAACAGGCTCTGGTGACAAGAAGGCCACAGTTTACGAGGTCATCTACTGA
- the Tle3 gene encoding transducin-like enhancer protein 3 isoform X5, with product MYPQGRHPAPHQPGQPGFKFTVAESCDRIKDEFQFLQAQYHSLKVEYDKLANEKTEMQRHYVMYYEMSYGLNIEMHKQTEIAKRLNTILAQIMPFLSQEHQQQVAQAVERAKQVTMTELNAIIGVRGLPNLPLTQQQLQAQHLSHATHGPPVQLPPHPSGLQPPGIPPVTGSSSGLLALGALGSQAHLAVKDEKNHHELDHRERESSTNNSVSPSESLRASEKHRGSADYSMEAKKRKAEEKDSLSRYDSDGDKSDDLVVDVSNEDPATPRVSPAHSPPENGLDKARGLKKDAPTSPASVASSSSTPSSKTKDLGHNDKSSTPGLKSNTPTPRNDAPTPGTSTTPGLRSMPGKPPGMDPIASALRTPITLTSSYPAPFAMMSHHEMNGSLTSPSAYAGLHNIPSQMSAAAAAAAAAYGRSPMVGFDPHPPMRATGLPSSLASIPGGKPAYSFHVSADGQMQPVPFPHDALAGPGIPRHARQINTLSHGEVVCAVTISNPTRHVYTGGKGCVKIWDISQPGSKSPISQLDCLNRDNYIRSCKLLPDGRTLIVGGEASTLTIWDLASPTPRIKAELTSSAPACYALAISPDAKVCFSCCSDGNIAVWDLHNQTLVRQFQGHTDGASCIDISHDGTKLWTGGLDNTVRSWDLREGRQLQQHDFTSQIFSLGYCPTGEWLAVGMESSNVEVLHHTKPDKYQLHLHESCVLSLKFAYCGKWFVSTGKDNLLNAWRTPYGASIFQSKESSSVLSCDISADDKYIVTGSGDKKATVYEVIY from the exons ACAGAGATTGCGAAGAGACTGAACACGATCCTAGCCCAGATCATGCCTTTTTTGTCACAGGAG CATCAGCAGCAAGTGGCGCAGGCCGTGGAACGCGCCAAGCAGGTCACCATGACGGAGTTGAACGCCATCATCGGGGTACGTGGACTCCCCAATCTGCCTCTCACC CAGCAGCAACTCCAGGCCCAGCACCTCTCCCATGCCACGCATGGTCCCCCGGTCCAGCTGCCACCCCACCCGTCAGGCCTCCAGCCTCCTGGGATTCCCCCAGTGACAGGAAGCAGCTCTGGGTTGCTGGCACTTGGTGCCCTGGGAAGTCAAGCCCACTTGGCGGTGAAGGATGAGAAGAACCACCATGAACTGGATCACAGAG AGAGAGAGTCCAGCACG AACAATTCTGTGTCACCCTCTGAAAGCCTCCGGGCCAGTGAAAAGCACCGGGGCTCTGCAGACTACAGCATGGAAGCCAAGAAACGGAAGGCGGAAGAGAAAGACAGCCTGAGCAGATAC GATAGCGATGGGGACAAGAGTGATGACCTGGTGGTGGATGTCTCTAATGAG GACCCAGCAACACCCCGGGTGAGCCCAGCACACTCCCCTCCTGAAAATGGGCTGGACAAAGCCCGTGGTCTGAAGAAAGATGCCCCTACCAGCCCAGCCTCCgtggcttcctccagcagcacaCCTTCCTCCAAGACCAAAGACCTTGGTCAT AATGACAAATCTTCCACACCTGGGCTCAAGTCCAATACACCAACGCCAAGAAATGATGCCCCAACTCCAGGCACCAGCACCACCCCGGGGCTCCGGTCAATGCCGGGCAAACCTCCAGGCATGGACCCGATAG CCTCGGCCCTGCGAACACCCATCACCCTCACCAGCTCCTATCCAGCACCCTTTGCCATGATGAGCCACCACGAGATGAATGGCTCCCTCACCAGCCCAAGCGCCTATGCTGGCCTACACAACATCCCATCCCAGATGAGTGCCGCCGCAGCCGCTGCAGCCGCCGCCTATGGCCGATCGCCAATG GTTGGTTTTGACCCTCACCCCCCAATGAGGGCCACAGGCCTGCCCTCCAGTCTCGCCTCCATTCCTGGAGGGAAACC GGCATACTCCTTCCATGTGAGTGCTGATGGGCAGATGCAACCTGTGCCCTTCCCCCATGATGCGCTagcaggccctggcattcccaggCATGCCCGGCAGATCAACACGCTCAGCCATGGGGAGGTGGTATGTGCTGTGACCATCAGCAACCCCACACGACACGTCTACACAGGTGGCAAGGGCTGTGTGAAGATATGGGACATCAGCCAGCCGGGCAGCAAGAGTCCCATCTCCCAGCTGGACTGCCTG AACAGAGACAACTACATCCGCTCGTGCAAGCTTCTCCCCGATGGGCGCacgctcattgtgggtggtgagGCCAGCACGCTCACCATCTGGGACCTGGCTTCACCCACACCCCGCATCAAGGCTGAGCTGACGTCCTCAGCTCCGGCCTGTTATGCCCTGGCCATCAGTCCTGATGCCAAAGTCTGTTTTTCCTGCTGCAGCGACGGGAACATTGCGGTTTGGGATCTGCACAACCAGACCCTGGTCAG GCAGTTCCAGGGCCACACAGATGGGGCCAGCTGTATAGACATCTCTCATGATGGCACTAAGCTGTGGACCGGGGGCCTGGACAACACCGTGCGCTCCTGGGACCTACGTGAAGGACGGCAGCTACAGCAACACGATTTCACCTCCCAG ATCTTCTCCCTGGGTTACTGCCCTACTGGGGAGTGGCTGGCCGTGGGCATGGAGAGCAGCAATGTGGAGGTCCTGCACCACACCAAGCCCGACAAATACCAGCTGCACCTGCACGAGAGCTGCGTGCTGTCCCTCAAGTTCGCCTACTGTG GCAAGTGGTTTGTGAGCACTGGGAAAGACAACCTTCTCAATGCCTGGAGGACGCCTTATGGAGCCAGCATCTTCCAG TCAAAAGAATCCTCATCTGTCTTGAGCTGTGACATTTCAGCGGATGACAAATATATTGTAACAGGCTCTGGTGACAAGAAGGCCACAGTTTACGAGGTCATCTACTGA